Proteins co-encoded in one Nitrospiria bacterium genomic window:
- a CDS encoding aspartate-semialdehyde dehydrogenase, whose product MKKKDKYVVGILGATGAVGNEMVEILEERSFPVEQLLVFASERSEGNSLIFQNKKATVQTVSSDSFNGIDIALFSAGAKLSQQYAPVAVKAGAVVIDNSSAFRMDPNVPLVVPEVNPDALKGHQGIIANPNCSTIQMVMALKPIHDAARIKRIVVTTFQSVSGTGKEAMDELLNQTRALLGFSEMTSTVYPYQIAFNCLPHIDEFIEGGYTKEELKMVNETHKILSDSSIGISATTVRVPVFRGHSESINLELDHPLSANEVRALLSSFPGIIVWDDIKKNVYPFPVQASGKDEVFVGRVREDPSVPNGINLWVVSDNLRKGAALNAIQIAEHLIHPPSPC is encoded by the coding sequence ATGAAGAAAAAAGATAAATATGTGGTAGGTATTTTGGGTGCTACCGGGGCGGTGGGGAACGAAATGGTGGAAATATTGGAGGAGAGATCCTTTCCCGTTGAACAGCTTCTTGTATTTGCCTCGGAGCGATCTGAAGGAAATTCCCTTATATTCCAAAATAAAAAAGCCACTGTCCAAACCGTGAGTTCCGATTCATTCAACGGAATTGATATTGCCCTGTTTTCCGCCGGGGCAAAGTTAAGCCAGCAGTATGCCCCGGTGGCGGTAAAAGCCGGGGCAGTGGTTATTGATAACAGTAGCGCATTTCGAATGGACCCCAATGTTCCCCTGGTGGTTCCTGAGGTCAACCCCGATGCTCTAAAAGGGCATCAGGGAATCATTGCCAATCCAAATTGTTCTACCATCCAGATGGTGATGGCACTAAAACCGATTCATGATGCGGCCCGTATTAAACGAATTGTGGTCACCACTTTTCAATCGGTCTCCGGAACCGGCAAGGAGGCGATGGATGAACTTTTGAACCAAACCCGTGCCCTGTTGGGGTTTTCGGAGATGACCTCAACCGTGTATCCCTATCAAATTGCCTTTAATTGTCTTCCCCATATTGATGAGTTTATTGAAGGAGGATACACGAAAGAGGAATTGAAAATGGTAAATGAGACCCATAAAATTTTAAGCGATTCTTCCATTGGCATATCGGCGACCACAGTCAGGGTCCCCGTATTTCGGGGCCATTCAGAGTCGATCAACTTAGAGTTGGATCATCCCCTTTCCGCCAATGAGGTCCGAGCCCTGTTGTCTTCTTTTCCCGGAATTATAGTCTGGGATGATATCAAGAAAAATGTTTATCCGTTCCCGGTTCAGGCCAGTGGAAAAGACGAGGTGTTTGTGGGGCGCGTTCGAGAGGACCCTTCTGTTCCCAATGGAATCAACCTATGGGTGGTTTCTGACAATTTGAGAAAAGGAGCGGCCTTGAATGCTATACAAATTGCTGAGCACTTGATTCATCCACCCTCTCCCTGTTAA
- a CDS encoding Ig-like domain-containing protein — protein sequence MRKGFLMGCVVVMVSVFGGVLGVSPVSASEIKILKTVPGYAEEVKELDNLVISIQFNREMDPEISEDFLLDQRGATDADGNPVHISGVFSWPNPKTLQFKPSNRLKPNAVYQISLFAIIDANGDELDDVPFRSVFTTGSR from the coding sequence ATGAGAAAAGGGTTTTTAATGGGGTGTGTAGTTGTAATGGTGTCTGTTTTTGGGGGTGTGTTGGGGGTTTCTCCCGTGAGCGCTTCCGAAATCAAAATTTTGAAAACAGTTCCTGGGTATGCCGAAGAAGTAAAGGAACTCGACAATTTGGTGATTAGCATTCAGTTTAATCGGGAGATGGATCCCGAAATTTCGGAGGATTTTCTTTTGGATCAGAGGGGAGCCACTGATGCCGATGGAAATCCGGTCCATATATCGGGTGTGTTTTCCTGGCCCAACCCTAAAACACTTCAGTTTAAACCTTCCAATCGTTTAAAACCCAACGCGGTTTATCAAATTAGCCTTTTTGCGATCATAGATGCAAATGGGGATGAATTAGACGATGTTCCCTTCCGCTCTGTTTTCACGACCGGGTCCAGGTAG
- the leuB gene encoding 3-isopropylmalate dehydrogenase codes for MSSKKVFKIAVLPGDGIGPEIVPQAIKALDYVAGLYGLVFDFEEALVGGAAIDQGGNPLPGETLKLAQSADAVLLGAVGGPKWEGLDYSIRPERALLSLREKLGLFANLRPAQLFPILSEASALKPEVVEGIDLLVVRELTGGIYFGKPRGIIPFRGGEKGINTEVYTTKEIVRIAQVAFELARIRKKRLTSVDKANVLESSELWRKVVIEVHHDYPDVELNHMYVDNCAMQLVRNPKQFDVVVTTNLFGDILSDEAAMLTGSIGMLPSASLGELRGRGKGGMRRGMYEPIHGSAPDLAGQDKANPIATILSGAMMFRYSFQNEDAAALMEGAVSRVLEEGFRTQDIFTPGFKMVGTREMGDLICGAIKGG; via the coding sequence ATGTCTTCAAAGAAAGTTTTTAAAATTGCTGTTTTACCAGGGGATGGTATCGGGCCTGAAATCGTTCCTCAGGCCATCAAAGCCCTGGATTATGTGGCTGGCCTTTATGGTCTGGTTTTTGATTTTGAGGAGGCTCTTGTGGGAGGAGCGGCCATTGATCAGGGTGGGAATCCTCTTCCCGGTGAAACCCTAAAGCTGGCTCAATCCGCGGATGCGGTTCTTTTAGGAGCGGTGGGAGGACCTAAGTGGGAAGGGTTGGATTATTCCATCCGGCCCGAAAGGGCGCTTTTAAGCCTTCGCGAAAAACTGGGTTTATTTGCGAATTTAAGACCTGCTCAACTTTTCCCGATATTATCAGAAGCATCTGCCTTAAAGCCGGAGGTAGTGGAAGGAATTGATCTCTTGGTGGTTCGTGAGTTGACCGGCGGGATTTATTTTGGAAAACCCAGAGGGATAATACCGTTTAGGGGTGGTGAAAAAGGGATAAACACGGAGGTTTACACCACTAAGGAGATTGTCCGGATTGCTCAAGTGGCTTTTGAATTGGCGAGGATTCGAAAAAAACGGCTTACATCTGTTGATAAGGCCAATGTATTAGAATCCAGCGAGTTATGGCGGAAAGTGGTCATTGAGGTTCATCACGATTATCCTGACGTGGAATTGAACCACATGTATGTTGATAATTGCGCCATGCAATTGGTTCGGAATCCCAAACAGTTTGATGTGGTTGTCACCACGAACCTCTTTGGAGATATTTTAAGTGATGAGGCTGCGATGTTAACCGGGTCCATCGGAATGTTACCTTCTGCGAGTCTGGGGGAGCTGCGAGGTAGGGGAAAGGGGGGCATGAGGCGGGGAATGTATGAGCCGATTCATGGAAGTGCCCCTGATCTTGCCGGACAGGATAAAGCTAATCCCATTGCCACTATTTTATCCGGGGCCATGATGTTTCGCTATTCTTTTCAAAACGAGGATGCCGCAGCCCTCATGGAAGGGGCAGTTTCCCGTGTGTTAGAGGAAGGATTTCGAACTCAGGATATTTTTACCCCGGGCTTTAAAATGGTCGGGACTCGCGAGATGGGGGACCTAATCTGCGGAGCGATTAAGGGAGGGTAA